Proteins encoded by one window of Vigna radiata var. radiata cultivar VC1973A chromosome 5, Vradiata_ver6, whole genome shotgun sequence:
- the LOC106762446 gene encoding proline-rich protein 4, with translation MQIFIHLQGPLVCFCLLSVFFVVRSSSNEYHRTVQVVGQGECADCSHNNIKTSHAFSGLRVAVNCKSPHGHYRTRGVGALDEHGNFKVSLPQDMVEDGELKEDCYAQLHSASAEPCPSHGNSKIVTESVSEDTHTLKPAAGKLTFSSAMCTSAFFWHFFKHPQFPFPPKDDHPIDPPVHKEPLPPTPTYKKPPTNSPSPVTKKPYPPKEKTPSSPTPIHRPLPPTTPISDPSPTTPPFFKLFPPFPFNKKPCPPLIPNMEPPNYFQHPWFGNWPPSHS, from the exons ATGCAAATTTTCATCCATCTCCAAGGTCCACTAGTCTGCTTCTGTTTGTTGTCTGTGTTTTTTGTGGTGAGAAGCTCCAGCAATGAATACCACAGGACGGTCCAGGTAGTTGGCCAAGGAGAATGCGCAGACTGCAGCCATAACAACATTAAGACCAGTCATGCTTTCTCAG GACTACGTGTAGCGGTAAACTGTAAGTCACCTCATGGACACTACAGAACGAGAGGGGTGGGTGCCCTTGACGAACATGGAAACTTCAAAGTATCCCTTCCACAGGACATGGTAGAAGATGGTGAGCTAAAAGAAGATTGCTACGCTCAGCTGCATAGTGCATCAGCCGAACCATGCCCTTCCCATGGAAACTCAAAAATTGTGACTGAGTCAGTATCGGAAGATACACACACCCTTAAGCCTGCTGCTGGAAAACTCACATTCTCATCAGCTATGTGCACTTCAGCCTTTTTCTGGCATTTCTTCAAACACCCTCAGTTCCCCTTCCCTCCCAAAGATGACCACCCAATAGACCCGCCAGTCCATAAGGAACCTCTTCCTCCAACACCAACATATAAAAAACCTCCTACTAATTCTCCATCTCCGGTTACCAAGAAGCCATACCCGCCAAAGGAAAAGACACCTTCTTCTCCCACTCCCATTCATAGGCCTCTTCCTCCTACTACTCCCATTTCTGATCCCTCTCCTACTACGCCgccatttttcaaattatttcctCCTTTCCCATTCAACAAGAAGCCGTGCCCACCTCTAATTCCCAACATGGAACCTCCAAACTACTTTCAACATCCATGGTTTGGAAATTGGCCCCCTTCTCATTCATAG